The following proteins come from a genomic window of Bos mutus isolate GX-2022 chromosome 23, NWIPB_WYAK_1.1, whole genome shotgun sequence:
- the LOC102268466 gene encoding cysteine-rich secretory protein 3 gives MALFTVVLFLAAVWLPFFPAKGQDRRFADLSNTLKNVQTEIVNKHNDLRRGVSPPPSNMLKMQWNTTAAANAQNWANKCLFKHSKKEDRRIGTRNCGENLFMSSYPSTWSNAIQSWYDEVHDFVFEVGPKSPQAVIGHFTQIVWYSSFLIGCGVAYCPKQSLKYLYVCQYCPAGNIVGRQHVPYQKGTPCGSCPNHCDNGLCTNSCEYEDTYSNCASLKETWTCASDFVKTNCKAACNCQGKIY, from the exons ATGGCATTATTCACGGTGGTTTTGTTCCTGGCTGCTGTGTGGCTTCCATTCTTTCCTGCAAAGGGACAG GATCGACGTTTTGCTGATTTGTCAAACACCCTGAAAAATGTCCAAACTGAGATTGTAAACAAACACAATGACCTAAGGAGAGGAGTCTCGCCACCTCCCAGTAACATGCTGAAGATG CAATGGAACACCACGGCAGCAGCAAACGCCCAAAATTGGGCAAACAAGTGCCTTTTCAAACACAGTAAGAAAGAGGATAGAAGAATAG GTACAAGGAACTGTGGCGAGAATCTCTTTATGTCAAGTTACCCTTCTACATGGTCTAATGCAATCCAAAGCTGGTATGATGAGGTCCAtgattttgtttttgaagtagGGCCGAAGAGTCCTCAAGCAGTAATTGGACATTTCACCCAG ATTGTTTGGTACTCATCTTTCCTTATTGGATGTGGAGTTGCCTACTGCCCCAAACAAAGTCTAAAGTACCTCTATGTTTGCCAATACTGTCCTGC TGGTAATATTGTTGGCAGACAACATGTCCCTTACCAAAAGGGAACACCTTGTGGCAGCTGCCCCAATCATTGTGACAACGGACTATGCA CCAATAGTTGTGAGTATGAAGATACCTATTCTAACTGTGCATCTTTAAAGGAAACATGGACCTGTGCCTCTGATTTTGTGAAGACCAATTGCAAGGCTGCCTGCAATTGTCAAGGCAAAATTTATTAA
- the LOC106701306 gene encoding elongation factor 1-alpha 1: MGKKTHINIVVIGHIDSGKSTTTGHLIYKCGGIDKRTIEKFEKEAAKMGKGSFKYAWVLDKLKAERERGITIDISLWKFETSKYYVTIIDAPGHRDFIKNMITGTSQADCAVLIVAAGVGEFEASISKNGQTREHALLAYTLGVKQLIFGVNKMDFTEPLYSQKRYEEIVKEVSTYIKKIGYNPDTVASVPISGWNGDNMLEPSANIQWFKGWKVTRKDGNASGTTLLEALDCILPPTHPTDKPLRLPLQDVYKIGGIGTVPVGRVETGVLKPGMVVTFAPVNVTTEVKSVEMHHEALSEALPGDNVGFNVKNVSVKDVRRGNVAGDSKNDPPMDAAGFTAQVIILNHPGQISAGYAPVLDCHTAHTACKFAELKEKIDRCSGKKLEDGPKFLKSGDAAIVDMVPGKPMCVESFSDYPPLGRFAVRDMRQTVAVGVIKAVDKKAAGAGKVTKSAQKAQKAK, encoded by the coding sequence ATGGGAAAGAAGACCCACATCAACATCGTTGTCATTGGGCACATAGATTCAGGGAAGTCTACCACGACTGGCCATCTGATCTACAAATGTGGCGGGATCGACAAGAGAACAATTGAAAAGTTCGAGAAGGAGGCTGCCAAGATGGGAAAGGGCTCCTTCAAATATGcctgggtcttggacaaacttaAAGCTGAACGTGAGCGTGGTATCACCATTGATATCTCCCTGTGGAAATTTGAGACCAGCAAGTACTATGTTACCATCATTGATGCCCCAGGACACAGAGACTTCATCAAAAACATGATTACAGGCACATCGCAGGCTGACTGTGCTGTCCTGATTGTTGCTGCTGGTGTTGGTGAATTTGAAGCCAGTATCTCCAAGAACGGGCAGACCCGTGAGCATGCCCTTCTGGCTTACACCCTGGGTGTGAAACAACTAATTTTTGGCGTTAACAAAATGGATTTCACTGAGCCACTCTACAGCCAGAAGAGATACGAAGAAATTGTTAAGGAAGTCAGCACCTACATTAAGAAAATTGGCTACAACCCCGACACAGTAGCATCTGTGCCAATTTCTGGCTGGAATGGTGACAACATGCTAGAACCAAGTGCTAATATCCAATGGTTCAAGGGATGGAAAGTCACCCGTAAGGACGGCAATGCCAGTGGAACCACCCTGCTTGAAGCTCTGGATTGCATTCTGCCACCAACTCACCCAACTGACAAACCCTTGCGTTTGCCTCTCCAGGATGTCTATAAAATTGGTGGTATTGGTACTGTCCCTGTGGGTCGTGTGGAGACTGGTGTTCTCAAACCTGGCATGGTGGTCACCTTTGCTCCAGTCAATGTAACAACTGAAGTGAAGTCTGTAGAAATGCACCATGAAGCATTGAGTGAAGCCCTTCCTGGGGACAATGTGGGCTTTAATGTCAAGAACGTGTCTGTCAAAGATGTCCGTCGTGGCAATGTGGCTGGTGACAGCAAAAATGATCCACCCATGGATGCTGCTGGCTTCACAGCTCAGGTGATTATTTTGAACCATCCAGGCCAAATCAGTGCTGGATATGCACCTGTGCTGGATTGTCACACAGCTCACACTGCTTGCAAGTTTGCTGAGCTGAAGGAGAAGATTGATCGTTGTTCTGGGAAAAAGCTGGAAGATGGCCCTAAATTCTTGAAATCTGGTGACGCTGCCATCGTTGATATGGTTCCTGGCAAGCCCATGTGTGTCGAGAGCTTCTCTGATTATCCTCCCCTGGGCCGTTTTGCTGTGCGTGACATGAGACAGACAGTCGCTGTGGGTGTCATCAAAGCAGTGGACAAGAAGGCAGCTGGAGCTGGCAAGGTCACCAAGTCTGCCCAGAAAGCTCAGAAGGCTAAATGA